In Desulfuromonas sp., one DNA window encodes the following:
- a CDS encoding HU family DNA-binding protein has protein sequence MTKADLVNAMAEKAGLSKTDAEKALKGFVDAVTEALKAGEKVALVGFGTFSVGERAARTGQNPQTGEKIQIAAAKTPKFKAGKALKDAVQ, from the coding sequence GTGACTAAAGCGGACCTTGTTAATGCGATGGCGGAAAAGGCGGGGCTGAGCAAGACTGATGCAGAGAAGGCTCTCAAGGGCTTTGTCGATGCCGTGACAGAGGCCCTGAAGGCTGGTGAGAAGGTCGCCCTCGTCGGTTTCGGTACCTTCAGCGTCGGCGAGCGCGCTGCCCGTACCGGTCAGAACCCCCAGACTGGTGAGAAGATTCAGATTGCCGCCGCCAAGACTCCCAAGTTTAAGGCTGGCAAAGCTCTGAAAGACGCTGTACAGTAG